CTATAGCAGTGGGAAGTCCCCTCAGGAAGCAGAGGTGGAATAAGGCGGATCCAACAAATCAGCCCCCCTATCCCATAGACACCCTCTCTCCTCTCCGCTTCACCATCTCTGCGGCAGACTCCTCTTCCCAACTCCCATGGGTGCTCCTAAGTCCTTGATTTTCCTCCCAAGccaggcagcccagcccagcggcCACTGCACCACCTCCTGCTGCTTTGATCCAACTCCCTACTCAGCCTGGacccactcccagccctgaggaactgcccagctctgccccgatGGGAGGCCTCTCCCAGGGAGCCCGCTGGTTGCACTTACACTGATAGATCTGCAGGAAGGTGTCGGTGAGCTTGCTGGTAAAAATGGGCTCTGGCAGGTCGCGGAAATACTGCTTCAGCAGGTCAGCCACGTCATAGGCTGACTGCCCTTCGTAGTTCACGTTGTCGGGGGAGGCTTCGTTCATGTGTCTCAGCACCTGGATCCGAGACTTCACCCCCGACTTCCGGAAAATGCCAATCTGTCCAGGAGAAGCGCAGAGTCCAGCACAGTTGGCCAAGGCAGCCCTGAGCTCCAGGCAGAGTAACCAGCTCTGTCTCAGGCAGGTGCTGACAgccctcagctcagcccctgctacCCAGTGAGAAGCCAGGACAACCAGCTGGCTAAGGAGTCTCTGTGGTGCCCATCAGGAGACACCTTCCCAACACGTCTGGGTTCCCCCATCCCGGGAAGGGGGCCCTGGGCAAGGGAAGGTCGAGGAGGCAACAATGCCTGAGAGGAAGGGTCTCGAGTCACTGACTAAGTGAAAGGTTGTGGGCTCCGCTCCCCACACGACAGCAAGAACATTGTTGCCCTTCCTGAGATGCTCGCTGCTGTGTGCAGGCTGGGCCAGGGCACCCAGGTGAGGCGTCTGGTTTGGCAGGCAGAGACTGGGGTGAATACAGGAACAAGCCTCAGTTTACTGCAGTGCCCCAAAGCTCATTGCCACCTTGCTGGCTTTTCGACCAGCCCACCCACCTTCAAACTTCCCCTCAGCGACAGGTCCATACCCCTGGTAGGCTGTTCTGGTAGACCATCCAGGGGTACCAGCAGGGGCTGACAGTGGCTCCTTAAATAAAGtgccttcttcctgccccactgagagggttgcagggctggggagctacactggagcccagggcaggggctgtgggcaaAGGCAATGAAGCTGTACATAGTCCTAACGCTGCAGTACGCTCCTCTGGCAAGCAACTCTGTATCTCCCCCTCAAGGCAATCTGAATGCATAGGGGTTAAGGAGCAGCACCCTATGGAGTTAAAAGTCAGTGGGGCCAAAGCGAGGGGTTGCCTCCATCGCTCATGCACCctgacagagagacagagatcccCGGAGAGTGAGCACCCTGATCACCATGGCTGCATCTACTGCAGGGCTCCGGCTGACACAAGGTTAAATGAGGGGCGGTTGAGCTGTGGGCAAGTGaatgggagttcagggtggtacTGCAGAGGGCTGGTCCTCACCTGGTCCAGGCACTGGCTGCGGATGTGGCGCATGGCCTGCTGGATGCTCTGCGGCAGAGGCTGCCCTGTCCTCTGCACGTTAATGATTGGCGGGACCCCAAAGACCATTTTGTCCCTGTAGTCGGGGGCTTTGCTCCTCTTCATGAACTTGGGGACAGTCCTGTGAGATGGGGACAGGGGGCAGACAGGCCAGTCAGAACAGCCACCCTTTGCCCTGGGCagaagctcacagcagcaagcaggaggtgaggtggggacaCATATGCGCACACACAAATGCACTCATGTACACCTCATATGCATGCATGCACGCTCCCCTGCACACATGCCAtatgcacacccacacacacacgtgcacacccacacacccccatgTGCATGCGCTCACATGCTTACATACCATATGCATGGATGCACACATACAACATATGCATACATGTACACATGGTGTGCGCACACACCCATATGCATACATACACACCCACGTGCTCACATACAAACAACTCTACCTTGTATTGATACTCTCGGGTAcaaaagaaccccccccccctcctccataGTCTCTtgtgtttctacagcaccttccatcccaaagtgcttcacaaacaatcCATTCGGCACCGCTGAAATGCAgtcacttctggggtggagggcagcagccAGGGGAACTGCCTACAGCAAACTCCTACAGGGAGCCCAAGGCAATGTTTCATGTGCATGCAGAGCAAAGATGGCTTCCCGCACCatcccccgacacacacacacacacacacacacacacacacacacacacacacacacacacacacacacacacacacacacacacacctctctctctctctcactatctGCCACAGGAGGATGAAAGGTTGAGTCAACCCTGCTGGGATCTGAAGCTCTGATTTCAGGGAGCTCATGCTTGGCCCTACTCAATCATGCCCTGCAgcttcccttccccgcccccacttcTCCCACGCTCACCAGGCCCAGGCCTGCTTGTGCGGCACAGAGTGCTTCTCCATGATGGCGGTGAGGCGAAGCAGCGAGCACTTCTGCAGCAGGTTGAGCTGAGCGGAGGACTGGCGGTTGATCTCCAAGGAGGCGGAGTTCAAGCTGGGACGATGGGAGTTCTGGAAACTGTGCCAGCGTAGCTTCCTGGAGGGGACAACAGGGCGAGGGAACAAAAGGTCACACTGGCAGCCGTGTCGCTTCCCCAGGGGAGGAGGACGCCTGCTTCCCGCACTGCCCAGTgctcctgggagctgagcaggggtcCAGCAGAGGCACTGAGCCAGCAGGGGTAGCAccctcctgccatctcctccagcaGGGACTAGAATATGAATTACCTCAGGCCGTGGGAGGGATGGGCCCATTACAGTGTTCAAAGCAGCCCTCCCGTGCAATTCGAACACAGCTGGGGCATTTCCATTGAGAACCCCAGTGCTGTGATTATTGGTCTGCTAAGCCTGGGGATTTACAGACCTGCTGTCCTGGGGAGCAACGGGGGCACTGGGTGGAGGGCAGTGGCATTTTCTTTTGCTTCCCAGAGCTACACCTTCCGCCCGGTGAAGTACACAACACTGGCAGTAAAAAAGAACCCCGCTATCTACCCAACCTACCCCAGCAAAGTCACCACGCTCTAGGGCCACCACTCAGCTCATCAGTCACAAGAGATCCTGATTTCCACACGTCTGTACCGGGCCTCATGGAAGGGCCTAGACTCCTATCTAGCCATCCCGCCAGGTATTTACATTACAGCCAGTCCCAAGGTATCAGTGTCTGGGAGAGAGACGCAAGCCTGCCGTTCTTTCACAGAATCCCACATGCGCTTTGGGTGGGATGCTGTGTTGTGACAGTGGGAAGCAACATCACAATTTGACCCTACGTCATCCCAGAACACTGTGAAATCAGAGTGACACAAACACCCCGAGCCAATGCTTTCTTTCGGCAGAACGAAGGCAATCGAACCCCCTGACTGACTCGCTGTAGGGAGCTTGATGGTGAGCTCTGACCCTGCTGAATTTTCCCAAGTCCATGTTGCTCTCATAGGCCCCTGGACATCCACCAATGCACTGGGGTAAATCTCCAAGCGGAGGGGGTGTGACTTTCCCTGCTGACCTGAATGGATCTAAATCCCCACACATCAACCACCTACCAGCAGAGGAGTTACCCTCCACTATCTAAATGTGCAGGCGGCAGTTAACTTAGGGCAACCGGGAAGCTGAGCAGATGTCAGAGCTTTTCAGAGGGACCTTCATACCAGACAAACTACCCCACTCGAGCATGTTTAACAGCAAATCCATGGACAGTAACTGCCTGGTTTCATAACTAATAATTTTAAGTCAAAGTGGCAAAGCACGTCCAGGGTGTGTGTGGAACTGGGTCTGTGTGATGGTTCCCTTCAAACTGGCAGCAGCAAAGGGTAGATGAGAATCCTGGTCCTTCCGAATGCGCTTGGTGCTTGCTTCAGGCCACTGGAGGGCACCAGAGACTCAAGCTGTGTTCACCGGCTGCCCTTAGGCACCCAAACTAAGTCTCACACAGTGCAGGGGGTCCTGGAGCAACTGATTCTGAACAGGGTCTTCATTCGTTCCAGGCTGGCTCAGTCCCAGTGAAAACAATAGCATACGCAGATGGCACAGTCACCGCGTCTGTCACCTACACCAACGCCAGCCTGCCTGCCTCGGGAACCAATATCACAGTGACATTCCCTCCTCTCCCGAGTGCTAGTGGGCCAGCGGCAGGGCCATCCCCAGAGAttgtggtgccctatgcagccccccagcaaggggggggagcctggccccaggcctccaagGGGGGATGCGTCCCAGGCCTTTGGGAAGCAGGAGCAGCCAGTGCAGGAaggcagcaggggttgggcccgcCCGCCCCGACCCCAGCCTATTTCACTCTGCTCCCCCGGCTTCCAGGCCTGGGGGGGAGAGAACTGTCCCCCAGCACTCACAGGCAGCGCGGCTGTGAGCTGGCGGACTGGaacgggctggggccaggtcgctctACTTCCCGCCGCCCAATGAGTGCAGGGTgggcccgacccctgctgcagtcccccaggATGCATAGCTAAGGGgacagggtttggggggggggaagcggcggagtgtgggcagggctggggcaggggaagaggcagctTTCCTGGGCCCCGCTGTGCGCAGCCCAAGAGGGGCCAGCTCAGCCGTCCGGGGGATCGGGCTGGCCGCTGTAGCTGGATGCAGCATGCAGCTGCGTagagcaccaggaaatttgggacaatttggtgccccaaatttcctggtgccctatgcagctgtgtagtttgcgtatgggtagggatggccctgcccagCAGAGCTGTGCAATAAGCAAATGCCAGGGTTTATCCAGGAGATGATGTTAGATCTAGGGCAAAAGGGTGTCCCAGAAGAAGTAGAGCCCCTCACACGGTTCTCTAGTGGCCTCTCATGATTGATCTACATACAAGCAACACTGAGGATTCGGACGGGGGGAGACTGGAATGCAAACTGCCAGCAGAGGCCTGCGAGCACCCTTCCAAAGGAAAAGCCTGGTGGCGCACTAGGGGCCAGCTGGTTGTGCCTGTGGAAAGTCAGCCCCAAGACTAAGCTCTCCACCTGCCACGCACCTGCTATTAAAGGGACGCTGAGCTGCCAGGGACAGGAGTGTTTGAGGGGAGTCGTGCCTAGACCTTAGCTCAGTGACGTGTCCAACCCACTTACCTGCAAGGTCTGGTGAGGGACGCTCCCACACCTGAATCCCTGCGCTCTCTCATCTCGATCTCCTCCGCCTCATTCAAGGAGTTGCCCGTGCTGTCGAAGTCACTGGCAGAGGTGCCCACGTCGGACATGGACTGCTCTTCCAAGTTCAGGTTGGAGGGGAAGGTGGGCTCCCCTCCTGAGTCcgtctcctcctccccttccccctctccctcctcatccAGGTCGGGGCTGAGTGCCTTAGACCAGAGCtccaccttccgctgcagccccCAGACATCCTGCAAGATGTCATCGAGGTTTTTGTAGCTCACCTCCCCATCCATGCTGAAGAAATCTTCGCTGCTGCCAAACTCAGGCACGTTGTCGTACACGCTCGCCCGGCTGCccgcagagctgcaggagccccgCCTCTGCCGGCACGCAAAGCCCCTTGGCGAGGAGtcgcccatgctgctgctgctgccacccactCCACACCCCGAAAGTCCCACCGCTTTGTTCCCAGCTTTCCAGTGCGCCAAAGGGCTGCCATCGAGAGGACACAAGCTTTCGATGGAGAGAGATTTGGGGAAAGTCCCTGGCTTGTGGTCCCCAGGGAGGTGGATCAGGCAGTCGCCCTTGTACACGGGCCGCTGGTGCAGTTCTCCAGCGGCCCAGCTGGTGCTATTTTTCAGGGCCGTTTCATAGTCCTCCAGATAGACCGCACCGCGTCTCAGTTCAGAGCCCGGCTTCCTCTCGCCCCAGTTTGACACGCGATTAGTCCTATATCTCACTGAGAGAAAGTGTTTGTTGCCATGGAAAGAGGAGGACATTCCTCTTTTGGGGGAGGTGGTCGTGGCAGCAGTAAGGTCCCCATTACTCTTCGCAGAGTCCCACCCTGGTTTGGTCGCTGTCCCGCCACTAGTGGCATCCTTTGCTTTGGAGTCAGATTTCTCTTTGTCCTTCCTTCGGAAAGACTCGATCCTTTTTAGGAAGCTGCGGGACCTCCGCTTCTTGGACTTGTCCTTAGAACTCGCACTCTGGTTTGGGGATTGGTTTATCGCGGAGTGGTCACTCAAGCTCTGGCTGGATTTGGTGATGTTTGGAGAGTCCTGGCTGGGTGACACGTCAGGCGGGATGGCCACAATGCCAACTGTGCCACCAGTGCTGCCTGTGCTGATATTGCTGTGGAGAGAAGTGGCTTCCAGATTGGCACTGGGGTCTGTAAGGATGCTCTCACGGCTGGATGTCTGCCGCATGGTGGAGTTCAGCACCTCTGGACTGTGGGAGAGGAAGTCGACAGAGCCAATTCTGGACCACCTTTTGCTGTCCCTCTGGAAGGCCCATCGGTCGCTGATGGCACAAAGATCTTCTTCCTCTGAG
This region of Chrysemys picta bellii isolate R12L10 chromosome 9, ASM1138683v2, whole genome shotgun sequence genomic DNA includes:
- the STARD8 gene encoding stAR-related lipid transfer protein 8 isoform X5; amino-acid sequence: MLFYQFNLSTVREVEAKKACDWLRAAGFPQYAQLYEDSLFPIDITSVKKDHSFLDQDSLKSLCRRLMTLNACASMKLEVHFQRKQNEDSEEEDLCAISDRWAFQRDSKRWSRIGSVDFLSHSPEVLNSTMRQTSSRESILTDPSANLEATSLHSNISTGSTGGTVGIVAIPPDVSPSQDSPNITKSSQSLSDHSAINQSPNQSASSKDKSKKRRSRSFLKRIESFRRKDKEKSDSKAKDATSGGTATKPGWDSAKSNGDLTAATTTSPKRGMSSSFHGNKHFLSVRYRTNRVSNWGERKPGSELRRGAVYLEDYETALKNSTSWAAGELHQRPVYKGDCLIHLPGDHKPGTFPKSLSIESLCPLDGSPLAHWKAGNKAVGLSGCGVGGSSSSMGDSSPRGFACRQRRGSCSSAGSRASVYDNVPEFGSSEDFFSMDGEVSYKNLDDILQDVWGLQRKVELWSKALSPDLDEEGEGEGEEETDSGGEPTFPSNLNLEEQSMSDVGTSASDFDSTGNSLNEAEEIEMRERRDSGVGASLTRPCRKLRWHSFQNSHRPSLNSASLEINRQSSAQLNLLQKCSLLRLTAIMEKHSVPHKQAWAWTVPKFMKRSKAPDYRDKMVFGVPPIINVQRTGQPLPQSIQQAMRHIRSQCLDQIGIFRKSGVKSRIQVLRHMNEASPDNVNYEGQSAYDVADLLKQYFRDLPEPIFTSKLTDTFLQIYQFVPKEQRLQAVQAAIILMPDENREVLQTLLYFLSDIASAEENQMTSGNLAVCLAPSIFHLNVSKKESTSPRMIQKRGTMGKPDQKDLNENMAATQGLSHMITDCKKLFQIPHDMMLQLGNSYVAADAHPLSLAELMSHSLQGEGKDFQAYLEDNVQNLLKESSEKFKGWLSTAGPQNTELSCKKVGDGHPLRLWKVSTEMEAPPYTVLQRVLRERHLWDEDLLQGEVIQALDENMEVYHYVTDSMAPHPRRDFIVLRKWRTDLPRGAYLLVSMSLEHEKLQVEGGVRAVVLTSQYLIESCGMGRSKVTHVCRADLRGRSPEWYSKVFGQLCAMELARIRDSFPVLSPCGPETKI
- the STARD8 gene encoding stAR-related lipid transfer protein 8 isoform X3; this translates as MCKGAGPQTSPALPIMPLLDFFWACFKKAKCFTLLEDKRDTEVEAKKACDWLRAAGFPQYAQLYEDSLFPIDITSVKKDHSFLDQDSLKSLCRRLMTLNACASMKLEVHFQRKQNEDSEEEDLCAISDRWAFQRDSKRWSRIGSVDFLSHSPEVLNSTMRQTSSRESILTDPSANLEATSLHSNISTGSTGGTVGIVAIPPDVSPSQDSPNITKSSQSLSDHSAINQSPNQSASSKDKSKKRRSRSFLKRIESFRRKDKEKSDSKAKDATSGGTATKPGWDSAKSNGDLTAATTTSPKRGMSSSFHGNKHFLSVRYRTNRVSNWGERKPGSELRRGAVYLEDYETALKNSTSWAAGELHQRPVYKGDCLIHLPGDHKPGTFPKSLSIESLCPLDGSPLAHWKAGNKAVGLSGCGVGGSSSSMGDSSPRGFACRQRRGSCSSAGSRASVYDNVPEFGSSEDFFSMDGEVSYKNLDDILQDVWGLQRKVELWSKALSPDLDEEGEGEGEEETDSGGEPTFPSNLNLEEQSMSDVGTSASDFDSTGNSLNEAEEIEMRERRDSGVGASLTRPCRKLRWHSFQNSHRPSLNSASLEINRQSSAQLNLLQKCSLLRLTAIMEKHSVPHKQAWAWTVPKFMKRSKAPDYRDKMVFGVPPIINVQRTGQPLPQSIQQAMRHIRSQCLDQIGIFRKSGVKSRIQVLRHMNEASPDNVNYEGQSAYDVADLLKQYFRDLPEPIFTSKLTDTFLQIYQFVPKEQRLQAVQAAIILMPDENREVLQTLLYFLSDIASAEENQMTSGNLAVCLAPSIFHLNVSKKESTSPRMIQKRGTMGKPDQKDLNENMAATQGLSHMITDCKKLFQIPHDMMLQLGNSYVAADAHPLSLAELMSHSLQGEGKDFQAYLEDNVQNLLKESSEKFKGWLSTAGPQNTELSCKKVGDGHPLRLWKVSTEMEAPPYTVLQRVLRERHLWDEDLLQGEVIQALDENMEVYHYVTDSMAPHPRRDFIVLRKWRTDLPRGAYLLVSMSLEHEKLQVEGGVRAVVLTSQYLIESCGMGRSKVTHVCRADLRGRSPEWYSKVFGQLCAMELARIRDSFPVLSPCGPETKI
- the STARD8 gene encoding stAR-related lipid transfer protein 8 isoform X2, yielding MGSPSRLRAEPGRPQRWSKRSFKLRFQRAAAAAPCTWRRWGRRGGGREPGPEVEAKKACDWLRAAGFPQYAQLYEDSLFPIDITSVKKDHSFLDQDSLKSLCRRLMTLNACASMKLEVHFQRKQNEDSEEEDLCAISDRWAFQRDSKRWSRIGSVDFLSHSPEVLNSTMRQTSSRESILTDPSANLEATSLHSNISTGSTGGTVGIVAIPPDVSPSQDSPNITKSSQSLSDHSAINQSPNQSASSKDKSKKRRSRSFLKRIESFRRKDKEKSDSKAKDATSGGTATKPGWDSAKSNGDLTAATTTSPKRGMSSSFHGNKHFLSVRYRTNRVSNWGERKPGSELRRGAVYLEDYETALKNSTSWAAGELHQRPVYKGDCLIHLPGDHKPGTFPKSLSIESLCPLDGSPLAHWKAGNKAVGLSGCGVGGSSSSMGDSSPRGFACRQRRGSCSSAGSRASVYDNVPEFGSSEDFFSMDGEVSYKNLDDILQDVWGLQRKVELWSKALSPDLDEEGEGEGEEETDSGGEPTFPSNLNLEEQSMSDVGTSASDFDSTGNSLNEAEEIEMRERRDSGVGASLTRPCRKLRWHSFQNSHRPSLNSASLEINRQSSAQLNLLQKCSLLRLTAIMEKHSVPHKQAWAWTVPKFMKRSKAPDYRDKMVFGVPPIINVQRTGQPLPQSIQQAMRHIRSQCLDQIGIFRKSGVKSRIQVLRHMNEASPDNVNYEGQSAYDVADLLKQYFRDLPEPIFTSKLTDTFLQIYQFVPKEQRLQAVQAAIILMPDENREVLQTLLYFLSDIASAEENQMTSGNLAVCLAPSIFHLNVSKKESTSPRMIQKRGTMGKPDQKDLNENMAATQGLSHMITDCKKLFQIPHDMMLQLGNSYVAADAHPLSLAELMSHSLQGEGKDFQAYLEDNVQNLLKESSEKFKGWLSTAGPQNTELSCKKVGDGHPLRLWKVSTEMEAPPYTVLQRVLRERHLWDEDLLQGEVIQALDENMEVYHYVTDSMAPHPRRDFIVLRKWRTDLPRGAYLLVSMSLEHEKLQVEGGVRAVVLTSQYLIESCGMGRSKVTHVCRADLRGRSPEWYSKVFGQLCAMELARIRDSFPVLSPCGPETKI
- the STARD8 gene encoding stAR-related lipid transfer protein 8 isoform X1 — protein: MDPKNAKHRMKLPFTPGQNDKVPSFDPVVRDEEGLYGIFCTRCNASNPEEELDYALIADECPPGSEELFLERTIKIKPMRVLKHRPSAIIFTEDCVWCRGSIVIGNGLPSNANIFIFNGPAQLKCRPGGEWERRDDPACQVEHHRPELKRDQCILPCESNGDRKCTCSRNHPDPNEVETWPCCVCFTLLEDKRDTEVEAKKACDWLRAAGFPQYAQLYEDSLFPIDITSVKKDHSFLDQDSLKSLCRRLMTLNACASMKLEVHFQRKQNEDSEEEDLCAISDRWAFQRDSKRWSRIGSVDFLSHSPEVLNSTMRQTSSRESILTDPSANLEATSLHSNISTGSTGGTVGIVAIPPDVSPSQDSPNITKSSQSLSDHSAINQSPNQSASSKDKSKKRRSRSFLKRIESFRRKDKEKSDSKAKDATSGGTATKPGWDSAKSNGDLTAATTTSPKRGMSSSFHGNKHFLSVRYRTNRVSNWGERKPGSELRRGAVYLEDYETALKNSTSWAAGELHQRPVYKGDCLIHLPGDHKPGTFPKSLSIESLCPLDGSPLAHWKAGNKAVGLSGCGVGGSSSSMGDSSPRGFACRQRRGSCSSAGSRASVYDNVPEFGSSEDFFSMDGEVSYKNLDDILQDVWGLQRKVELWSKALSPDLDEEGEGEGEEETDSGGEPTFPSNLNLEEQSMSDVGTSASDFDSTGNSLNEAEEIEMRERRDSGVGASLTRPCRKLRWHSFQNSHRPSLNSASLEINRQSSAQLNLLQKCSLLRLTAIMEKHSVPHKQAWAWTVPKFMKRSKAPDYRDKMVFGVPPIINVQRTGQPLPQSIQQAMRHIRSQCLDQIGIFRKSGVKSRIQVLRHMNEASPDNVNYEGQSAYDVADLLKQYFRDLPEPIFTSKLTDTFLQIYQFVPKEQRLQAVQAAIILMPDENREVLQTLLYFLSDIASAEENQMTSGNLAVCLAPSIFHLNVSKKESTSPRMIQKRGTMGKPDQKDLNENMAATQGLSHMITDCKKLFQIPHDMMLQLGNSYVAADAHPLSLAELMSHSLQGEGKDFQAYLEDNVQNLLKESSEKFKGWLSTAGPQNTELSCKKVGDGHPLRLWKVSTEMEAPPYTVLQRVLRERHLWDEDLLQGEVIQALDENMEVYHYVTDSMAPHPRRDFIVLRKWRTDLPRGAYLLVSMSLEHEKLQVEGGVRAVVLTSQYLIESCGMGRSKVTHVCRADLRGRSPEWYSKVFGQLCAMELARIRDSFPVLSPCGPETKI
- the STARD8 gene encoding stAR-related lipid transfer protein 8 isoform X6, producing the protein MEVEAKKACDWLRAAGFPQYAQLYEDSLFPIDITSVKKDHSFLDQDSLKSLCRRLMTLNACASMKLEVHFQRKQNEDSEEEDLCAISDRWAFQRDSKRWSRIGSVDFLSHSPEVLNSTMRQTSSRESILTDPSANLEATSLHSNISTGSTGGTVGIVAIPPDVSPSQDSPNITKSSQSLSDHSAINQSPNQSASSKDKSKKRRSRSFLKRIESFRRKDKEKSDSKAKDATSGGTATKPGWDSAKSNGDLTAATTTSPKRGMSSSFHGNKHFLSVRYRTNRVSNWGERKPGSELRRGAVYLEDYETALKNSTSWAAGELHQRPVYKGDCLIHLPGDHKPGTFPKSLSIESLCPLDGSPLAHWKAGNKAVGLSGCGVGGSSSSMGDSSPRGFACRQRRGSCSSAGSRASVYDNVPEFGSSEDFFSMDGEVSYKNLDDILQDVWGLQRKVELWSKALSPDLDEEGEGEGEEETDSGGEPTFPSNLNLEEQSMSDVGTSASDFDSTGNSLNEAEEIEMRERRDSGVGASLTRPCRKLRWHSFQNSHRPSLNSASLEINRQSSAQLNLLQKCSLLRLTAIMEKHSVPHKQAWAWTVPKFMKRSKAPDYRDKMVFGVPPIINVQRTGQPLPQSIQQAMRHIRSQCLDQIGIFRKSGVKSRIQVLRHMNEASPDNVNYEGQSAYDVADLLKQYFRDLPEPIFTSKLTDTFLQIYQFVPKEQRLQAVQAAIILMPDENREVLQTLLYFLSDIASAEENQMTSGNLAVCLAPSIFHLNVSKKESTSPRMIQKRGTMGKPDQKDLNENMAATQGLSHMITDCKKLFQIPHDMMLQLGNSYVAADAHPLSLAELMSHSLQGEGKDFQAYLEDNVQNLLKESSEKFKGWLSTAGPQNTELSCKKVGDGHPLRLWKVSTEMEAPPYTVLQRVLRERHLWDEDLLQGEVIQALDENMEVYHYVTDSMAPHPRRDFIVLRKWRTDLPRGAYLLVSMSLEHEKLQVEGGVRAVVLTSQYLIESCGMGRSKVTHVCRADLRGRSPEWYSKVFGQLCAMELARIRDSFPVLSPCGPETKI
- the STARD8 gene encoding stAR-related lipid transfer protein 8 isoform X4, whose amino-acid sequence is MVVILFLFSSFNRQFPMNKTRINNFSHEVEAKKACDWLRAAGFPQYAQLYEDSLFPIDITSVKKDHSFLDQDSLKSLCRRLMTLNACASMKLEVHFQRKQNEDSEEEDLCAISDRWAFQRDSKRWSRIGSVDFLSHSPEVLNSTMRQTSSRESILTDPSANLEATSLHSNISTGSTGGTVGIVAIPPDVSPSQDSPNITKSSQSLSDHSAINQSPNQSASSKDKSKKRRSRSFLKRIESFRRKDKEKSDSKAKDATSGGTATKPGWDSAKSNGDLTAATTTSPKRGMSSSFHGNKHFLSVRYRTNRVSNWGERKPGSELRRGAVYLEDYETALKNSTSWAAGELHQRPVYKGDCLIHLPGDHKPGTFPKSLSIESLCPLDGSPLAHWKAGNKAVGLSGCGVGGSSSSMGDSSPRGFACRQRRGSCSSAGSRASVYDNVPEFGSSEDFFSMDGEVSYKNLDDILQDVWGLQRKVELWSKALSPDLDEEGEGEGEEETDSGGEPTFPSNLNLEEQSMSDVGTSASDFDSTGNSLNEAEEIEMRERRDSGVGASLTRPCRKLRWHSFQNSHRPSLNSASLEINRQSSAQLNLLQKCSLLRLTAIMEKHSVPHKQAWAWTVPKFMKRSKAPDYRDKMVFGVPPIINVQRTGQPLPQSIQQAMRHIRSQCLDQIGIFRKSGVKSRIQVLRHMNEASPDNVNYEGQSAYDVADLLKQYFRDLPEPIFTSKLTDTFLQIYQFVPKEQRLQAVQAAIILMPDENREVLQTLLYFLSDIASAEENQMTSGNLAVCLAPSIFHLNVSKKESTSPRMIQKRGTMGKPDQKDLNENMAATQGLSHMITDCKKLFQIPHDMMLQLGNSYVAADAHPLSLAELMSHSLQGEGKDFQAYLEDNVQNLLKESSEKFKGWLSTAGPQNTELSCKKVGDGHPLRLWKVSTEMEAPPYTVLQRVLRERHLWDEDLLQGEVIQALDENMEVYHYVTDSMAPHPRRDFIVLRKWRTDLPRGAYLLVSMSLEHEKLQVEGGVRAVVLTSQYLIESCGMGRSKVTHVCRADLRGRSPEWYSKVFGQLCAMELARIRDSFPVLSPCGPETKI
- the STARD8 gene encoding stAR-related lipid transfer protein 8 isoform X7, producing the protein MTLNACASMKLEVHFQRKQNEDSEEEDLCAISDRWAFQRDSKRWSRIGSVDFLSHSPEVLNSTMRQTSSRESILTDPSANLEATSLHSNISTGSTGGTVGIVAIPPDVSPSQDSPNITKSSQSLSDHSAINQSPNQSASSKDKSKKRRSRSFLKRIESFRRKDKEKSDSKAKDATSGGTATKPGWDSAKSNGDLTAATTTSPKRGMSSSFHGNKHFLSVRYRTNRVSNWGERKPGSELRRGAVYLEDYETALKNSTSWAAGELHQRPVYKGDCLIHLPGDHKPGTFPKSLSIESLCPLDGSPLAHWKAGNKAVGLSGCGVGGSSSSMGDSSPRGFACRQRRGSCSSAGSRASVYDNVPEFGSSEDFFSMDGEVSYKNLDDILQDVWGLQRKVELWSKALSPDLDEEGEGEGEEETDSGGEPTFPSNLNLEEQSMSDVGTSASDFDSTGNSLNEAEEIEMRERRDSGVGASLTRPCRKLRWHSFQNSHRPSLNSASLEINRQSSAQLNLLQKCSLLRLTAIMEKHSVPHKQAWAWTVPKFMKRSKAPDYRDKMVFGVPPIINVQRTGQPLPQSIQQAMRHIRSQCLDQIGIFRKSGVKSRIQVLRHMNEASPDNVNYEGQSAYDVADLLKQYFRDLPEPIFTSKLTDTFLQIYQFVPKEQRLQAVQAAIILMPDENREVLQTLLYFLSDIASAEENQMTSGNLAVCLAPSIFHLNVSKKESTSPRMIQKRGTMGKPDQKDLNENMAATQGLSHMITDCKKLFQIPHDMMLQLGNSYVAADAHPLSLAELMSHSLQGEGKDFQAYLEDNVQNLLKESSEKFKGWLSTAGPQNTELSCKKVGDGHPLRLWKVSTEMEAPPYTVLQRVLRERHLWDEDLLQGEVIQALDENMEVYHYVTDSMAPHPRRDFIVLRKWRTDLPRGAYLLVSMSLEHEKLQVEGGVRAVVLTSQYLIESCGMGRSKVTHVCRADLRGRSPEWYSKVFGQLCAMELARIRDSFPVLSPCGPETKI